The window TGTGTACATATGTTCGCATTGTGTGATGTCGATTGATTTCCCAATTGTCATTCGTGCATAAAATCACCCATTATATTATACCATTTTCGATTTTAATTGCGTTCGCCATTGCACCCAATTCACACATCATCTACAACCGTCAAAATCAACCGCTAACTGATGAAAACAATGTTTGCAATGTCAACTATGCGTTCGATTGAAATGCTGTAAAACTGCGAATTTCTGTGTTATGCCGTGAATGCAAAAAATGAACCCATTACGGATTCATTTCATTGCATTATCAAATATGGTATTCGGTGTTGTCATGGTCAACATTTGAAATTAAATCATCAATTTTGACACCCAACACAATCGAAATTTTATATAACGTGCGAACTGACATTGTGAATTTATCATTGTTGCTTTCAAGTCGTCTGATATAATCATGTGACAAATCAACGAGTTCAGATAATTCTGCCGCAGTCATTTTTATTTGTTTACGATAACGTTTGATGTTTTTGCGAATGGTCAAATATATGTCATCATCGAAATCAAATGTACGCATTGATTATCACCCCACGTTAATTGTACATAAATCAACAAAGGGTGTATGTGACTGTGCAGGTCACAAAAATTTGACACACGCCCAAAATCATGTTACCATGTCATTGTCGAAATCGACAAAATATGTAAAAATGACAAGGAGAAACACGATTTATGAAAAAGCGGATTTTATCACTGGCACTTGCAATGTTGATGATGTTTTCATTGACAGGTGCGATGTTGACAACGGGGGCGAATGGTGCGATTTCAAGCATTACATATATTCCAAATCAAATTGCAAATTTCACGATTGAAAATATTGAATTATTTGGCGGACAAATTGATGAAGTCGCACAAGGACAATCGCATACAATTCGTGGAATTGCACCATTTATTCACAATGAAGGACACGAATTTTACGCATGGGGAATTCGTATGATGAACATGGAAACATTTCAATTTGAATGGATTGAATTTTTTTATGAGGGTCAAGTCATCACGTTAGGGCAAGACGAATTTGCTGAACGTCATATGATAACAATAATGCCTGTATGGGTACCCGAAAATCAAAATCCGCCCGAATTAGCAAATGTTTGCACGATTACAGGTCAACTTCCATGTAATTGCGATGTTTTCGTTTGTGACGTTTGTGGTAGAGGTGATTGTGCTTGCTGTGATGATTGCAATGAATTTCCTTGCGTTTGCGAACCTGTTTTTTGTCCAGATTGCTATTGGAATCCATGTATTTGTGATGTCGAACGCACAGTATGGGATTATGACGCAAGAGCAAACGCAAATTCATGGGCGAGAGATTACATAGAAACGGCATGGGATTTTAATATGCTGTCAAGTCGTGTATTGCAAAATAACACATGGCAAGCAGGAATTTCACGTTTACACATTGCAGACATTGCTGCACGGTTTATCGAGCATTATACAAATATGACAATCAATGAATTCATTGATTCGCTTGACGATGATGATTTATACGAAATTCCCGATTTATATGACATTGCAAATTTGTATGAGTTTGATAGTGATGCGTATGCGATGGTTCGATTGGGCATTTTTCGGGGTTCGCAGTCATATCGTTGGACGGGTTTGCAATTTAGGGCAAATGATTTAATCACACGACAAGAAGCGTCAACATTATTGGGGCGTTTAGTTTCGTTATTTTGTGGTGCAATTCCGTCGAACATTACAAACGAACAATTGCCGTTTGAGGAAAATTTGCCGTCGTGGGCAAGAAATTATATTCATTTTTTGTACAATCAGCAACCGACTCGAATAATGGGAAATACATGCTCACAGGGCGGATATTTATTTCGACCGTTGATGACATTTCCGACACAACAAATGACGATTGCCGTTGTACGGACATTGAATACATTGTGTGATTTCGGAAATTGTGAATGTGTAATTGACGTTGAACCGCAGACAAAAACAATTTATGTAATTCGTGAAACTTTTGGCACAACAAATACACAGGCATTTGAAAATTATCAAGCAATGCGGAATGTATTTGACAATGGAAATTTTGCGACATATACGGCGGTTGAGGTTACATGGCATAGTAGATTTACAGATAACAGCGGAAATTTTGTATTAGAGAATGTTTGGGTTGGTCAAGAAGTTTGGGGTTGGTTAGCAGGAAGTCATGTTTCGGCAGTTTGGAATGGCAACGAGGGTGCGAGTTTTGATAGGGGTTCAAAAATGGTAGGAGGAATTAGCAATGGGTGGGCAAGAAATAAAGCATTTGGAACAGAGCAAGCGTTATGGGATTTTATCGAAGGCGATGAAAATTGGGCACATGAAAATCGTTCAACAGGTTGGGGATTTAGAAAATTTTATTTAGTCAACGGTATATGGACAACAGGCGATTCAACATGGAGTGGTTTTGATGGGGATTTGATTGTGAGTGCATAATCACAACACGCACAATCCACAGTAGAACCGTTTAGTTCATATGTGAACATGATAACGTGTTGACGATGTGGATAATCGGTTAAACCGCAGAATTAGCGGTCACAATGATAAATAAAAACGCAATGTCGATTTTGTCAACATTGCGTTTTTTGTGTTCAAAGGAAAATAAAATTTAATAATTATGCAGATTTTTTGATTTCATACGTTTTGTTACAATGATTCATAAATTGATACATTGCATGAGTAACAATGTTCGTACAATGCACGATTGCAAAAAATATGTCATCATGCAAATCACCAACGTGTTTATTATGTTTTTGTTGATAGATTTCATCAGCGTGTTTCAATGCGTTTGCAATAATCGAATATGACAATTGATTGTGTTTTTCATTGTATGCAATTAAATCACACGTGCAACGAATGTCATTGCATTTTTCGTCATCACGGTTTTTTGATTCGTGATACAATTTCATCATTTCGTTGATGTCGTTTTGCATTTGAGTTTGTGCAGATTTCGAGAGATTTTTGTTTGTATTATTCATTTGATAATACTCCTTTTTAATGTAAATTTCGTTGATTTCTCAACGATTTATTATGTATATATTATAACATAAAATCAAGCAAAAGTATATGATTTTTGAAAAGAAAAATAAAGTCGCAAACGCAGACAGCACAAGGTGTTCAGAGGGTCGAGAGGATTATTTTTCAGAAAGTTTTGATATTGTTTTTTGGTTCGCAAAATGCGGGCAAATTTTATTACAAAGAGGTATTAAATATGCAGGTGCAATTACAAGGAATTAGAGCATTAGATTTCAAATCAGACAATGGCGAAAATGTCAAAGGCACACAGTTATTTGTTACATACAATGATGAGAGTGTAAACGGTTTAATGACGGATAAAATTTTCGTCAAACAAGAAGTTCAAATTCCGCAAGGAATCAAACAAAACGACATTTTGAATTTGATGTTCAATAACAAGGGAAAAGTCATCGCAATCAGTCAAGCGAAACAATAACGAAAAAATGGGCGATTTATTTCGCCCATTAAATTTATGAGGAGCATTTTATGAGCAACAAACAAATTAAACAAGTCAAGTTCGGCGCTGTCATTGGTTACATGATTATCATGTTCGCAGTATTTCGCAGATTTAGCGGTTTTCATATATTCGATGATGTTCGTATCGGAACATTGCCAATTATCGCATTACACGTCATTCTAACGGCGCTCGCTATCGTTGTATTGTTCGTTATGATTTATGTGTTCGCAACAAATCATTTCGCACGAAAAGCAATACAGGATAAAATCACAAATACGGCGTGTTTGAAAGAGATAACAACGGCAAAATTGATTTCGTATAAATTATCAAATACGGATTACGTCACGTTGGCATTTCGTGCGGAGGGTGTTTCCAAAGATGTATGGGAATCGAAACGCAATGCGATTCAATCGGCAATCAATTATACAATCATTGGAGATATAGAATATTCAAAAAATTGTTGGTCGGTCGTTTATTTCAACGCACGAAAAGGACGGACAAAATCAAATCAAGCGAGGTTAGTTGAGAATGATGTTTAATGTTGGATATGATTTGCAAGCATGGAATGATTACAGCGAGAAAAAATACATTACGGCAGATATTTCATCAAGCACAAATTCACAAACAGTCATTTGTGGCATGAGCGGAAGTGGTAAGTCATATTTTTTGAATCAGTTATTTGCAAAATTAGTCAAGGCAGAACCCAACGGCGAATTTTATTTTGCAGATTTCAAAGGCGATGATTCATTTGCCCATTTAAGGGATTGCAAAAATTATTATTCGTACAAGAACACAATCAAAGCGTTAGACATTGTGCATGAGAAGTTACAGCAACGAATGAGCGGTATAGATAAATCAAGAAATCAAATAACGTTAATTTTTGATGAGTATGTAGCGAATATTTTATCGTTGTTGAATGAATACAAGAAACACGCCCAAGCAGTAATGAATAAAGTATCAGAATTATTGATGATGGGTCGTTCAATGTGTGTTCGATTGATTGTTTCATGCCAGCGTCCCGATGCCGCCGTTTTCAATTTTGGTTCAAGATTGAATTATGAAATTTGCATTATTTTAGGTAAGTTTAACAAATCAATTTATGATATGTTAATGCCGGAACACATCGACGCCGTCAAAATGAAAATTGACAATCATAATTTCGGTTGTGGCGAGGGTTCGTGCGTAATTGGTTCAGATTTGCATTTTATCAAAGTTGGCGAAGTTGAAAACATGGAAAATATAAAGAGAATTTGCAAGCAAGCGTTATCATAATTTTAGAAAACGATATTATAACACGTTCAGATTTTGAGCGTGTTTTTTTGTTGCGGTAGAACACAGAATTTTGCGGTTTAACAGATTGGTTCATGTGTTGTCATGGTTGTGTATTGATTGCGAAAATTAGCAAGTGTGCCGCAGATTTTCAGATGTCACAATGTCACAGAGGTAATAAGAAATTATAGCGTTTTGGGGTTCGTCATGTTGTATAAAATGAGGGTCAAAAGTGGTTGAAGTTTGTGCAATTTGACGGACGATTTCGGGCGGTTTTTCGAGTTGAAATAGTATAATAGGAGTATATAAATAATCAAATTAAAGGAGAAAAATTTTTATGGGATTTACATAACGATAAAAGATTTTGCGTGAGGGTACGCAAATCGTGCGAAGCGATTGAATTGGATTACTACATTCAATACATAGGTGTTTTGTGACACATTTAGAAAGTCACAGATATAAAGTTCACAAGTTCACATTGAAAACAATATGCACAATTTTATGTGCAAATAAAATAACGTAAAGGATACTATAAAAAATGAGTAACAATAATTTTCCCAATGATTGCATGAACGAAATGCAAAACGAACGTGTACGCAGATTTTTTATCACAATAAATCATTCAGACGTGCGAGAATGGACACATGATAAAATTCGTGATGTATGCGAGAAGTTTCCGACAATTAGATATTTTTGTTTTGCAGATGAAATCGGTAACGAAAGTAAGCGTTTACATTCGCATATATACATAGAATTAGACAACGCAATGCGGTTTAGTACAATGATTAACAATTTCAATGGGGGTCATGTGCAAAAAATACATGAATTTGGTACGGGATTTGATTGTCGTAATTACATACGTAAAGATGGTAGGCATTTTGATAAACATGACACAGTTGTTGAAAATACGTTTTATGAATGGGGGCAAGTTCCGCAAGACAAATCACAAGGCAAACGCAACGATTGGAGCGATGCACGAACAATGTTAAATGATGGTTTTGATGTTGATAGTATTATTGATACGTTTCCTCATTTAATGCGTTATCGTAATATATTAGAAAATGAAATGTTGCATATGAAATCAAGGGGCAGGCAAATGAAAGGTCGTGCGTATGTAACATATATTCAAGGTCGCACGAATTTGGGTAAAACAACATGGGTATTTGATGAATATGGCGATGATGAAGTATGCAACATTATTGATTACGAAAACAAAAATCAAATATTCGATAGTTATATGGGCGAAAGGGTTTTGTTATTAGACGAGTTCGATTCAAGCATTACATATTCGATTTTGAATGGGTACATTGACAGGCGAAAAGTAAAATTGAGTGCGAGGTATCACAAAAGAACGGTGTGTTATGAAAAAATATACATCGTATCGAATTTGCCGTTAGAAAAACAATATGAAAAATTGAAAAAAGACAATCGTGCATTTTACGACACGTTCATTCGCAGAATTGATAAAGTTATGGTTTACACAGATTTTTGCAAATTCAACGAATACACGACAAGTGAATATTTTGAGTTGTTAGAACACGACAAATCAATCAATGGTTTTGCGACGAGTGAAAGTAAGAAACAAACGGGATTTTGTAGTATATGTGGCGAATTTGATTGTATGGGCGATAATTGCGACGATTTATGGGGCGAGGATTTAGCGAGTTAGGTTTGGTTAGTCACAGTCACAGAAGTAATAAGAAATTATACAAGAAACGGATTCGACTTCGGTCGGGTTCGTTTTTTATTTGGGCGGTTTTTCAAGTCAGAATAGTATAATAAATGTATAAAATAAACAAAAAAGGAAGTACATTTAATATGATGGAAAAACGCATGAATATTCCGCAAACAACGAGTATTGAAAACGCATTACATATTTATTATCGTCATGCAGAATTAGGCAACAAAGAGATAACAATTTTATTCGGGCAGCGTTCCCCGAACACGTTGTCGAAATTGAAAAAGATTGCAAAGGACGAAATGCGAGAACGTGAAATGATGTCGTTTGGTTCAAACACGGTCAACACGGTTGTTGCGTTTGAAGTTTGGGGTATTGACGTTAAGGATTTAGAGCATCGCATGAAAAAGATTAAACAGTTGAAATTAGCGTAAATAAAAATATGATGATGTTGATTGCTTGTAAATGGGTGTTGACACTACTTTTCAATGTGTTATAATTCGTTCACAAGCAATCGACAGGAAAGGATAAAAAAATATGTCGATTAAAAAGATTACAGGCAAATCAAAAGACGGTTTGCAAAAGTATCATGTTCGTGTAAATTTCATGTGCAACAGAACAGGCAAATATAAGCAGTTCACAAAAATTGCGTATGGGTTAGAAAATGCAAAAGAATTAGAAATTCAGTTGCAAAAACAAAAAAATGAACATGATATAGATTCAAAAATGACGATTCAGCAGTTATTTGATGAATACATGGCAAAGAAACGGTTTGAAATTCGTGAATCAACATGGGATACCCATAAGCGACAATATGAAAATCATGTTCAGTCGATTTTAGGCAATATACGAATTAGCAAGTTGACAACGCAGATTTTGCAGGATTGGA of the Oscillospiraceae bacterium genome contains:
- a CDS encoding helix-turn-helix transcriptional regulator, producing MRTFDFDDDIYLTIRKNIKRYRKQIKMTAAELSELVDLSHDYIRRLESNNDKFTMSVRTLYKISIVLGVKIDDLISNVDHDNTEYHI